The genome window GTTTTCTTGGGTTCATATCGATGATTTGGTTAATTTATTGGTAAAGGCGATCGCCGATAGTAGTATCGAAGGAACTTTTAATGCTACTGCTCCTTATCCTGTGACGATGACTCAATTGTGCAGTACTTTAGGGGAGGTGATGAATCGTCCCTCATGGTTGCCTGTTCCTGGTTTTGCCCTCGAATTACTATTGGGAGACGGAGCGAAAGTGGTATTGGAAGGACAAAAGGTATTACCAGAAAAAACCATGGAGACAATGGGCTATAACTTCCAATATGCTGATCTCAAACCTGCTCTAAAGGACATTGTTGATTAATCAATAATTATCAAAAAATAACAAGTTACGGATATTAAGTGACAGAACAAAAATGGGGAAATCATTGCCTATCAATCATTCCCCGTTCTTTCCCTTCGGGAAAACATCTTTTCGACAACTGTATATAATTGTTGTGGCGAAAACTTGCGATCTCTGCTAAACAATGAGAAGATAAACGGTAAATTCTCTAACAATTTTTATTAAATCTAGTAAAAAAAATAATTATGGTGGTTGCAACCCAATCTATTCAAGAACTTTGCGTTAACGCAATTCGTTTTCTCTCCATTGATGGGGTAGAAAAAGCAAAATCTGGACACCCCGGTTTACCTATGGGAGCCGCTCCTATGGCTTTTGTGCTATGGGATCAATTCATGAAGTTTAACCCTAAAAATCCTCAATGGATTAACCGCGATCGCTTCGTACTTTCTGCGGGTCATGGCTCTATGCTTCAATATTCTTTGTTGCACCTATACGGTTATGATAGCGTAACTATCGAAGATATTAAACAATTTCGTCAGTGGAAATCCAGAACTCCTGGACACCCTGAAAACTTCGTAACTGCAGGGATTGAAGTTACTACAGGCCCTTTGGGTCAAGGTATTGCCAATGGTGTTGGTTTAGCCCTTGCTGAAGCTCATTTGGCTGCTAAATACAACAAACCCGACTGTACTCTCATTGACCATTACACCTATGTAATCATGGGTGATGGTTGTAATATGGAAGGTATTTCTGGGGAAGCGGCCTCTATCGCTGGTCACTGGGGCTTAGGTAAACTCATCGCTTTATATGATGATAACCACATCTCCATTGATGGTTCTACCGACATCGCTTTCACCGAAGATGTTTCCAAGCGTTTTGAGGCTTACGGTTGGCATGTTCTCCATGTGGAAAATGGTAATAGTGATTTAGATGCGATCGCAAAGGCGATCGAAGAAGCAAAATCTGTCACCGACAAACCTACTATGATCAAAGTAACCACCACCATCGGTTATGGTTCTCCCAAAAAAGCCAATACCGCAGGGGTACACGGTGCCGCTTTAGGTGGTGATGAAGTAGATGCAACCCGTAAAAACCTCGGTTGGAATTACGAACCTTTTGTCGTTCCCCAAGATGCTTATGATCATTTCAAAAAAGCTGGAGAAAAAGGTGCTGATTTAGAAGCCCAGTGGAATGAAACCCTCGCTACCTACAAATCAAAATACCCCACCGAAGCCAAGGAATTTGAAACCATCACCTCGGGTAAACTTCCCGAAAATTGGGCAGATTGTCTTCCTACCTACACCCCCGAAGATAAAGCCTTGGCTAGTCGTAAACACTCTGAAATTTGTTTAAATGCTATTTCTGAAGTATTACCTCAGTTAGTAGGTGGTTCTGCGGATTTAACTCACTCCAACTTAACTCAATTAAAAATCTCTGGTGATTTCCAAAAAGGTGCTTACGAAAATCGTAACATCCACTTTGGAGTTAGGGAACACGCCATGGGTGCCATCTGTAACGGTATTGCCCTTCACAACACAGGTTTAATTCCTTACGGTGCTACTTTCTTGGTATTCACTGACTACATGAGAAACTCCATCCGTCTTTCTGCCCTTTCCGAAGCACAGGCTATCTGGGTAATGACTCACGATTCTATCGCTTTGGGTGAAGATGGTCCTACTCACCAGCCCGTTGAACACGTTGCCTCTTTACGTTTAATCCCTGATTTAATGGTATTCCGTCCTGCAGATGGTAACGAAACTTCTGGGGCGTACAAAGTGGCGATCGAAACCAAGAAAACCCCTTCCCTCATGGCCTTAACCCGTCAAGGTTTACCTAACCTCGCAGGTTCTTCCATCGAAGGAGTAGCCAAAGGCGGTTATGTGGTAGCCTGTGGTTTCCCCCCCGAAGAATTAGATTTAATCCTCATCGGTACTGGTAGCGAAGTTTCTCTTTGTGTGGATGCCGCCGAGAAACTAAAATCAGAAGGCTTGAAAGTTCGTGTGGTTTCCATGCCTTGTGTAGAACTATTCGACAAACAAAGCGACGAGTACAAAGAATCTGTATTACCCAAAGCCATCAGAAAACGTATTTCCGTTGAAGCTGGTACTACTTTTGGTTGGGAACGTTTTGTAGGTGATGAAGGATTATGTATCGGTGTCAACACCTATGGTGCATCTGCTCCTGGTGGAGTTGTCATGGAAAAATTTGGTTTCACTGTTGATAATGTTGTTGCTAAAGCTAAATCTATCCTTGGTTAATTTCTGTTAACTGATTAATTTTTTAAGTCACTAAGGGCAAAATTGACTATGATAAGTTAAAAGCCTTTAGTGACTTTTTTGCTGATATAAAATATTACTTAATAATGGTAGATAAAAAAAAGATTGCAGTTTACGCTCCTTACTTTGCAGGGGGCGGAGCAGAAGCAGTAGAACTAGGAATAGTAGATGCTTTACAATATGATTATGAAGTAACTATATTCACTTTTGTAGATGTAAATATTAATAAGTTAAATCAATTTTATAGCACTAATATTATTCAGAATAATATAAAAATAAATTATATCTTATCCTATCCTTTAGCTAAATTTCTTAGTTATTTATCATCAAATAATAATTTTTTTAGATCTTTGATACTGTATTCTGTCATTGCAAAAATGAAGTATGAAAAAAATAACTATGATCTTCTATTTTCAGGATACAATGCGGTTGACTTAGGAAAAAAAGGAATTCAATATTTACATTGGGTTAAGGTAGTTGAAGATCAAAATAAATTTTTGTCTAAAATATTTAGATTTTCCAAACAACAAATAAAAGAAAATATTTCTATTACCAATTCTAATTTTACTGCCGATGCAGTAAAAGAAGTATACGGCTTAGATTCAACGGTTATTTATCCTTGCGTTATGCTCGAAGACTCACAGATTCCTTGGGAAGAAAAAGAAAATGCATTTATTTGTAGTGGGCGTTTAGTAATGGAAAAAGCACCTCATCGAGCCTTAAATATGCTTAAAGAAGTAAGACAAAAAGGTTTTAATATCAAGTTATATTTGACTGGGGGAACAAGCAGTGTTTATAAAAGCAAATATTATCGTTTTTTAAAGAAAGTAGTGAAAGAAAATAGTGATTGGGTAACTTTATATGAGAATTTAAGTTATCAGGAATATACTCAAGTTTTGAATAAGTGTAAGTATGGTATTCATTTTAAATTTGAACCTTTTGGTATCTCGGTGGCAGAAATGATGAAAGCGGGAGCAATTCCTTTTGTTAAAAGCAGAGGAGGACAAATGGAAATTGTAGGATTAGAGAATACGGAGTTATTTTTTGAGAAGGAGAAAGATGGTGTGAAAAAAATTATTAATGTCCTTAAAAGTCAGGAAAAAAAAGATAGATTAAGGAGTATATTGGACGGTCGAAAAAATTTATTTTCACAGGAAAAGTTTTATCGAGATATTAAAAATTTTGTAGATAGTTTTTTCGTTTAACCAACAATCTTGAGAATGAGGATGTGATAATACGGACTATCATAAATTATACGGACTATCATAAATTACCTGAATAAAGTTTTTGAAATGCTATTTTATCAATGGCATTATTGCTGTATTTGCGATAAACCTAAGTAAGTAGGCATAATTAAATCGATTTAGGCAAGGGGTTTAAACCCTTTATTTATAAAAGTCTTAACAGCCTAAAATACTATCTTTGATTCTTTCTAGGAGTGTGTCACCGTAGTAGAATTATCCCTATAACAAAGATCTTAATTCTGTTATAAGCTATAAAGGTATAAGAAAATCATAAGGTATTAAACTATGAGCAACATACAAGATCAAATTCAAGAAGAATTAAAACAGGCTAGGGAAGTATGTAGCACTGAAGGTGCAACCTCTGGTGACTGTGCCGCTGCTTGGGATGCAGTAGAGGAGCTACAAGCTGAGGCTTCCCACCAACAACAGGGAGACAAAAAGAAAAATTCTTTAGAGCAATATTGTGAAGATAACCCTGATGCGGCTGAGTGTCGTATCTATGACGACTAATCGGTCAATTTATTGTTTAATAAAAGCTAGGGGTGGGGTTATCCCACCTCTTTTTGTGGTGAATATTAAAATTTTTTATTATGGAAGATACCTTATTAAGGGCTTTGGTTTGGACTAATTACAAGTTATTTTTGGTTTTCTGTTTATTTTTTCCTCTTTGTCTTTCTATTTGGGGCTTATTCTCTAATATTGCTTCGATTCAAAGGTTATTGTTGATTTTTTGGCGAGTTGCTAGTTTATTGGCGATCGCCATTTATTTATTTATTCCTGTATGGCAACTGGGTTATTTAGCTTGGTTTGTGGGTCATATTTTGATTGTAATTAGTCTTTGGTTTTGGGTGGATATTAATGACGAAATTCGAGATTTACCCAAAAGCCCTTTGCGTTTGCTGCTCACTTCATGGCGCTGGGCAACTTCTATTTATGGTACCCTAGGGGCGATTGCCTTTGCACCTTTTTTACGATGTACTTTTTCCGAAGATGCGGCGGTGGAGAAGGTTTGCCGTGCATGGTTAGAAGCGCCATGGCATTATAAAAGTTGGTTTCATCCCAATGCTACCACAGGATTTCTTGGCTTTTTGGGAATATCTGGTTTGATTATCTACACCATTTACTTACTTTACTTCCTCGCTTTTCGTTTAATTAAACAAGGTAGAATTGCCATTGAGCAATAAAAACAATGGATAATGAATAATTTACTCTTAAACATTGAAGAATATACCAAGGAAAACCCCCATTTTGTGATCATAATCAGAGCCGAAGAAAATGGAGAAAACCTTGAAATTATGACCTTTAGGGGTTTTTCTAGTTGTCTGACAGGAGCCACAGAATATGACCCAGATTTGCCTGTGTTATCATCCTCTGGGTTAATTTCATCTATTGATCTACTCCAAGCCCCTTACAACCCCATAAGTCCCCAATATATTGAACAAAATTTGACCCCTGCACAATTTGAAGCAAACTTTTTGTCCTAAAAATTGACCATGACAGAAACTATTACCCCTATCAACGATTTAATCAAAGCTGTAGAAAAGGCGGATTCGTCCTCCTCATTATTTTTAGCGGTTAGTAATTTGGCTAAAGTGCGATCGCCCCTAGCCATTCCTACTCTCATCGAAGTTTTAGCATTTAATAACCCCGGTGCTGCCGTAGCTGCCACAGAAGGATTAATCGCCCTAGGGGAAACCGCCATAACCTCCCTTCTCGAAAACGTTGACGATTACAACTATGGGGCAAGGGCATGGGCTATCAGAGTATTTGCAGGCATTGGCGATCCTCGTGGGCTAGACTTGTTACTAAAAGCCGCCAGTAGTGACTTTTCCCTCAGTGTTAGAAGAGCGGCCACCAAAGGCCTAGGAAGTATCACATGGGACAAAATGACCTCCGAAAACCTATCCCAAGCCCAACAAAGAGTATTAGATACCCTCCTCATTACGGCCCAAGATGGTGAATGGGTAGTACGTTATGCCACCGTGGTTTCCCTGACTAATCTTTATGTTGCCATGGATAATCAAGGGATGAAGAATACCATCCGACAAACCTTAATCAATCTTCAGGATGATGAAGAAATAGCCATCAAAACCCGCTCAAAATTGGCCCTAAAAACCCTCGCAGAAAAATAATAAAAAACCCCTCACCATGGGGAGAGGGGCTAATAACTAAAAGTAAATAAGATTAATTTTTGATTGATTAAACAACAGGAGCAAACCTAACCACTGCATCATTAAAGTCGAAATCACTTACTCCTAAATTACCTGGCAAATCTTCAAATCCAAAGATATTATTACCCAAACTACGGATGTGAGCAGAATTATCAGGATTAGCACCTAGATAACTAAAGTAAGCGACAATATCAGTGTCAAAGTTTTCCAGAGTTGCACCCACATTTGAAGGATTAAGCTCTAGAAAAGCATTGATACCATCTCGAATACTACCCTCATCAGGAATTAAATTACCCGCATTGGTAATGATGAAAGGAGCATAAATTCTTCCCCCTTGTAGTAAAGCATCACCAAAGGCATCAGCGTTGGTATTTTTATTGGGATCTCCATCTGCCCCTAATTCAAGATTAAAGTTATTAACCGCATTAGAAACAGCAGTAAAGGCATAACCTTCATCACCCGGATTTAATAAATCAGTGGTAGAGCCGTTATTGTTAGAATCGAAAGTATCGAAAATAGATCCATTGACATTTTGTACTTGATATAAGCCAATAATGTTATGGAAACTGGCATCGGTGCGATTTAAGATATTATCCTCTACTCTGACAGTGACATTTTGAGGGTTTTGAGATAGATTAATGACGATACCTTCTCCGTTGCCAACTTCTTGCACGGTAAAACTAACGTTATCATCTACATTATTATTGTCCCCTTGGTTGTTATTACCCCCTCCGCCTCCGCCAGAGCCAGAATTATTTATCAAGGAATCGTTACGGAAATTGAGGTTTTGGATACGAGTATCTTCTTCAATAGGAGTGTCAGCTTGATTAAAAGCTCGATCTGCATCGGGATGAAATTCTGCTAAATATTCTGCTAATGCATCTTGCTCTCCGCCAATAGGTAGGTCAGAATTATTAGGTAAATTATCCACCGTTAAACTATCTAGGGTGACAACATTTTCAAAATAGAAAGCGGGATAGCCATCACCTCCAGTGGCTAAGAAATCCAAAATTGCCATTTTATAGGTACTATTGGGATCAACTACTAATTCACCATTAATAACGATCGCCTCTTGAGTACCATCTTCACGGTTTAAGACGAGGTTTCGGATTCTTTCCCCTGCTACTGCTACCCCAGTGGCATCGCCGTTATCATCACGGGTAAACTCGATGGGTGTATTATCAGGGTCAAAACTAAAGCTAAAACCACCAATTTGCCCGAATTGCCCGGGGGTTGCACCTTCTGCCCATTGTGCCACAAAATGCTCTGCTAAATCTCTGATACCTTGGGCTGAAATATCGGCAACGGAGAGTTTATTATCAAAACGTAAGGAATTTTCAATATCTAATACCGAAATATCTCCTTCTTCTTTGCCTACGGCAGGATTAGCTTGGGGAGGTAATTGCACTAATTCATTTGTGCCACCATCAATGAAAGATACCCCTATTTGATCTCGGATACCGCCACCATTTTTAACGGAAATATCGATGTCAAAGCCATATTGTTCGGCATACCAGAGGTTAGCATCAGCGGTTAAGTTACCTAAATTGGTTTCTTCCGTGCGCACACTAGAACGAAAACCGTTAAGCCATACTTCTGAATTACCAAAAATAATGCCATCTTTGCCATTAATGAAGTTACCTACGTTATCGACAACGGCTACTAAGTCTGGATTAGCAACTGCTTTTACTTGCTCAAAAGTAGTAATATCTTCTTCATACAGACGATCAACCCCTGCAATATCCGTGGCGAAAGTACCGCTATCATCACCAATTTCAATAATTTGACCTTCAGAATCAAAATCGATGATTAATTGCCCTAAATAACGATAATTCGCCCCTGTATTAATTAAGTAAACATCATTACCATCCGCATCTTGGAATACTTGGGGATAAGGTTGTAATAATTCGGGAGCTACTTGAGTTTCATCTTCACGCAAAATATCGTCATCATTGGCCATGACACGATTAGAACCACCGCCCATGATAATATCAACGTCAGTGAGTTTAGTGGCCAAAGCCTGTTCAATCTCAAACTGTTGTAAGTGAGTCATCAAGACTATTTTATTGATGCCTTGATTTACTAATTCATCCACAAAGGGTTGAATATTATTTGCCAAATTTTGGGCGTTAACTTCAATATCTCGACTGGTGGGATTAGTTAACATGGTGATACCACCGATATTGGCAATTTGAGGAAGATAAGGCACGACCGCCCCAATAACCCCCACTTCTTCACCATTAACATCAATTACCACACTTTCAGTTAGACTATTGGGTTGAGGTGCTTGACCAGATTCTACTACTAAATCTTTCAAATCAGAGCTATCGGTGGAATAGTCTAGGTTGGTAGCTAAGTAGGGGAACAATGCTCCCTCATAACCCGTTTCAGGATCAATACCGACTCCATCAATGAAAAAGTCAGGGGCGATCGCATTATAGAAAGCACTAGGTCCCGCGTCAAATTCATGATTACCAACAGCAGCCGCATCCCAACCTAAGGCATTTTGAACTAAGATGTCTGCAATGCCTTGTTGTCCATAAATGTTTGAACTAGCATTAAAGAAGGGGCCAGCGATAAATAAGTCACCAGAAGTGAGTTTCAAGGTATTTTCATAACGGGCATCTAAGGCATTCATTACGGCTGAAAAACCGATGGCATCTTGTAATGCTGGAATACCAGCTTCTTGATCCGAAGCATGAAGGATTTGTAAACTGAAGGGTTTTGGTTCTATTTCATAAACGCTAGTGGAGCCACTCACTTCGTTGGAAACCACCAATAAAGGAACACCATTGGGGCTATCATCA of Cyanobacterium sp. HL-69 contains these proteins:
- a CDS encoding Protein CP12, regulation of Calvin cycle via association/dissociation of PRK/CP12/GAPDH complex, with the protein product MSNIQDQIQEELKQAREVCSTEGATSGDCAAAWDAVEELQAEASHQQQGDKKKNSLEQYCEDNPDAAECRIYDD
- a CDS encoding glycosyl transferase, group 1, translating into MVDKKKIAVYAPYFAGGGAEAVELGIVDALQYDYEVTIFTFVDVNINKLNQFYSTNIIQNNIKINYILSYPLAKFLSYLSSNNNFFRSLILYSVIAKMKYEKNNYDLLFSGYNAVDLGKKGIQYLHWVKVVEDQNKFLSKIFRFSKQQIKENISITNSNFTADAVKEVYGLDSTVIYPCVMLEDSQIPWEEKENAFICSGRLVMEKAPHRALNMLKEVRQKGFNIKLYLTGGTSSVYKSKYYRFLKKVVKENSDWVTLYENLSYQEYTQVLNKCKYGIHFKFEPFGISVAEMMKAGAIPFVKSRGGQMEIVGLENTELFFEKEKDGVKKIINVLKSQEKKDRLRSILDGRKNLFSQEKFYRDIKNFVDSFFV
- the tktA gene encoding transketolase TktA, with product MVVATQSIQELCVNAIRFLSIDGVEKAKSGHPGLPMGAAPMAFVLWDQFMKFNPKNPQWINRDRFVLSAGHGSMLQYSLLHLYGYDSVTIEDIKQFRQWKSRTPGHPENFVTAGIEVTTGPLGQGIANGVGLALAEAHLAAKYNKPDCTLIDHYTYVIMGDGCNMEGISGEAASIAGHWGLGKLIALYDDNHISIDGSTDIAFTEDVSKRFEAYGWHVLHVENGNSDLDAIAKAIEEAKSVTDKPTMIKVTTTIGYGSPKKANTAGVHGAALGGDEVDATRKNLGWNYEPFVVPQDAYDHFKKAGEKGADLEAQWNETLATYKSKYPTEAKEFETITSGKLPENWADCLPTYTPEDKALASRKHSEICLNAISEVLPQLVGGSADLTHSNLTQLKISGDFQKGAYENRNIHFGVREHAMGAICNGIALHNTGLIPYGATFLVFTDYMRNSIRLSALSEAQAIWVMTHDSIALGEDGPTHQPVEHVASLRLIPDLMVFRPADGNETSGAYKVAIETKKTPSLMALTRQGLPNLAGSSIEGVAKGGYVVACGFPPEELDLILIGTGSEVSLCVDAAEKLKSEGLKVRVVSMPCVELFDKQSDEYKESVLPKAIRKRISVEAGTTFGWERFVGDEGLCIGVNTYGASAPGGVVMEKFGFTVDNVVAKAKSILG
- a CDS encoding Alkaline phosphatase, with amino-acid sequence MTINLNRISTYNTGLFDESAAEIPAYDPTTQRLFVVNAQSASVDVLDLSDPTQPTKIGEIVGSNLGGVINSVAINNGIVAIALEANVKTDPGSIILFNSNSDFSSAINPIASFGVGALPDMVTFTPDGTKILVANEGEPNDYNTEASIDPEGSISIIDISNGIANATVTTADFNAFDDQKDQLISQGVRIFGPNATVSQDLEPEYITISADSTTAYVALQENNALAVVDIASSTVTNIIPLGFKDHSLTGNELDASNRDDAINIRNWPVKGMFQPDAIASYTVDGMNYIVTANEGDARDYDNFSEEARVGDLNLDPTVFPNAAQLQENSQLGRLNITTTLGDADGDGIYEEIYAYGARSFSIWDESGNLVFDSGSEFENIVAQEIPEYFNSNNDDNDSFDARSDDKGPEPEGVTIGEINGTPYAFIGLERVGGIMVYDISDPTDAQFVQYINNRDFTVDAQLEDGSSNPAAGDLGPEGLVFISADDSPNGVPLLVVSNEVSGSTSVYEIEPKPFSLQILHASDQEAGIPALQDAIGFSAVMNALDARYENTLKLTSGDLFIAGPFFNASSNIYGQQGIADILVQNALGWDAAAVGNHEFDAGPSAFYNAIAPDFFIDGVGIDPETGYEGALFPYLATNLDYSTDSSDLKDLVVESGQAPQPNSLTESVVIDVNGEEVGVIGAVVPYLPQIANIGGITMLTNPTSRDIEVNAQNLANNIQPFVDELVNQGINKIVLMTHLQQFEIEQALATKLTDVDIIMGGGSNRVMANDDDILREDETQVAPELLQPYPQVFQDADGNDVYLINTGANYRYLGQLIIDFDSEGQIIEIGDDSGTFATDIAGVDRLYEEDITTFEQVKAVANPDLVAVVDNVGNFINGKDGIIFGNSEVWLNGFRSSVRTEETNLGNLTADANLWYAEQYGFDIDISVKNGGGIRDQIGVSFIDGGTNELVQLPPQANPAVGKEEGDISVLDIENSLRFDNKLSVADISAQGIRDLAEHFVAQWAEGATPGQFGQIGGFSFSFDPDNTPIEFTRDDNGDATGVAVAGERIRNLVLNREDGTQEAIVINGELVVDPNSTYKMAILDFLATGGDGYPAFYFENVVTLDSLTVDNLPNNSDLPIGGEQDALAEYLAEFHPDADRAFNQADTPIEEDTRIQNLNFRNDSLINNSGSGGGGGGNNNQGDNNNVDDNVSFTVQEVGNGEGIVINLSQNPQNVTVRVEDNILNRTDASFHNIIGLYQVQNVNGSIFDTFDSNNNGSTTDLLNPGDEGYAFTAVSNAVNNFNLELGADGDPNKNTNADAFGDALLQGGRIYAPFIITNAGNLIPDEGSIRDGINAFLELNPSNVGATLENFDTDIVAYFSYLGANPDNSAHIRSLGNNIFGFEDLPGNLGVSDFDFNDAVVRFAPVV
- the cpcF gene encoding phycocyanobilin lyase beta subunit CpcF — translated: MTETITPINDLIKAVEKADSSSSLFLAVSNLAKVRSPLAIPTLIEVLAFNNPGAAVAATEGLIALGETAITSLLENVDDYNYGARAWAIRVFAGIGDPRGLDLLLKAASSDFSLSVRRAATKGLGSITWDKMTSENLSQAQQRVLDTLLITAQDGEWVVRYATVVSLTNLYVAMDNQGMKNTIRQTLINLQDDEEIAIKTRSKLALKTLAEK